Proteins from a genomic interval of Zingiber officinale cultivar Zhangliang chromosome 2A, Zo_v1.1, whole genome shotgun sequence:
- the LOC122044099 gene encoding myosin-binding protein 7-like encodes MNPKTPPLASSDDLQIHPLTMDVQHLHLPGPSAAGRVCPCACPFCCRPTSPSWRRSMKRRLEIDSSDNGSGEVENEADALREALASQQETIQELCAELDEERNAAASAASEAMSMILRLQREKAEAQMDARQFKLFAEEKMEHDQQELLDLEELILKREEGIQGLALQLQAYRDLLISHGIDPDDVDDDTALSGVSQFEEMHTVEYPPLKCNLPNDVDDAANLEEIAFGETPDADEDLDSLETRIYELETSPNLLDEVHEIATVGSSEDCFDTQREKCKRRGTDGRMEGGTPDIWNLCMRLQALEADRDSMRQTIISMRTEKAQLVLLRELAQQLHKDPFLPERRIAKKNSSYASFSLVAQLEWLLTFLLWRKKPSRTRYALGSSNANVGLLLVLEKSPRISDRRFCCTRIAGPRLVVAGHPLVRRPRWPADAPESGRDLVGFRSLSHPESGAIATGLRTRSRLDARNWMLATRHDHARFRRDHGRIPARSWPDSGAIVSSRNIVRSPAAIPDGFTLGL; translated from the exons ATGAATCCTAAAACCCCACCTTTAGCCTCCTCGGATGATCTTCAGATCCATCCGCTCACGATGGATGTCCAACACCTGCATCTTCCTGGCCCCTCAGCCGCCGGCCGCGTATGCCCCTGTGCCTGCCCCTTCTGCTGCCGCCCCACGTCCCCCTCCTGGCGCCGCTCCATGAAGCGCCGCCTCGAAATCGATTCCTCCGACAACGGCAGCGGAGAGGTCGAGAACGAGGCGGATGCCCTGCGCGAAGCCTTGGCGAGCCAGCAGGAGACGATCCAGGAACTGTGTGCTGAGCTGGACGAGGAGCGGAACGCGGCTGCCTCGGCCGCCAGCGAGGCCATGTCCATGATCCTCCGCCTCCAGCGGGAGAAGGCCGAGGCCCAGATGGACGCGCGGCAGTTCAAGCTGTTCGCCGAGGAGAAGATGGAGCACGACCAGCAGGAGCTGCTCGATCTCGAGGAACTCATATTGAAGCGCGAAGAAGGCATCCAAGGCCTCGCATTGCAGCTCCAGGCTTACCGAGACCTCCTCATCAGCCACGGCATTGATCCTGACGACGTCGACGACGACACAGCACTCTCCGGTGTATCTCAATTCGAGGAGATGCACACAGTTGAATACCCCCCTTTGAAGTGCAACCTTCCAAATGACGTCGATGACGCTGCTAATCTCGAAGAGATCGCTTTTGGGGAGACGCCGGATGCAGACGAGGACCTTGACAGTTTGGAGACGCGTATTTATGAGCTAGAGACCTCGCCCAATCTACTCGACGAAGTGCATGAGATTGCGACAGTTGGTTCCTCTGAGGATTGCTTCGATACACAAAGGGAGAAGTGCAAGAGAAGGGGGACGGATGGAAGGATGGAAGGCGGGACTCCAGATATCTGGAACCTGTGCATGAGACTGCAGGCACTCGAGGCTGACAGGGACTCAATGAGGCAAACCATTATTTCAATGAGAACAGAGAAGGCACAGCTGGTGTTGCTTAGAGAGTTAGCACAGCAGCTGCATAAGGATCCCTTTTTGCCTGAGAGGAGGATTGCCAAGAAAAACTCTTCGTATGCAAGTTTTTCACTGGTCGCTCAGCTCGAG TGGCTATTGACGTTTCTTCTTTGGAGAAAGAAACCATCAAGAACTAGGTACGCGCTTGGTTCGTCCAATGCCAATGTGGGCTTGTTGTTGGTTCTGGAGAAGTCACCCCGAATTAGTGACCGGAGATTTTGTTGCACACGAATAGCAGG CCCGCGCCTCGTCGTCGCTGGCCACCCGCTTGTCCGCCGCCCGCGTTGGCCTGCTGACGCGCCAGAATCCGGTCGCGATCTCGTCGGATTCCGGTCGCTATCGCATCCGGAATCCGGCGCGATCGCGACCGGACTCCGGACGCGATCGCGACTGGACGCTCGCAACTGGATGCTCGCGACTAGACACGATCATGCCAGATTCCGGCGAGATCACGGCCGGATTCCGGCAAGATCGTGGCCGGATTCCGGCGCGATCGTGTCCAGTCGCAATATTGTCCGGAGTCCGGCCGCGATCCCCGACGGGTTCACCCTTGGGCTATAG
- the LOC122040129 gene encoding uncharacterized protein LOC122040129 gives MTCLTFVSLLYLGLRADRVFGLRAAVAFQSASQGYSQTAYRHEDPYHVRLGAIGASYSSGGRLSTPHSYDDSISAATSSSIHPRAPPGPRDRGIPVAGYR, from the exons ATGACGTGTTTGACCTTCGTGTCGTTGTTGTATCTCGGTCTACGAGCCGATAGAgtgttcggccttcgtgccgctGTTGCATTCCAGTCTGCAAGCCAAGGCTATAGTCAGACCGCGTATCGTCATGAGGATCCATATCACGTCCGGCTTGGAGCCATAGGAGCCAGTTACTCATCTGGTGGACGTCTATCTACTCCTCACAGCTACGACGACTCGATCAGCGCCGCAActagctcatccatccatccaagGGCACCCCCGGGGCCAAG ggaccggggcatCCCGGTCGCTGGTTACAGGTAA